A region of Haliotis asinina isolate JCU_RB_2024 chromosome 7, JCU_Hal_asi_v2, whole genome shotgun sequence DNA encodes the following proteins:
- the LOC137291636 gene encoding transcription factor Jun-like encodes METNFYETDDAAREMRQAMKRKINSSLGLFSNSGSGDRDAVNRLKQNMKLDFNSEGSKKSKFSLLQSPDLNMLKLASPELEKMIIQANGMVTTTPTPTQFIFPKFVTEEQEAYARGFVDALAELHDPNQTENIPVALQSKGVVSSQSLPQTSKGGVTLFAPNSNTVSSFNSAPVTSQGLTTTTSLPGGLTVSSASRSLKSVSNNDILLPRLKEEPQTVPCIENTPPLSPINMENQEVIKLERKRARNRVAARKCRTRKLERISRLEDRVKDLKGQNADLVTTATTLRDQVCKLKRQIIDHVNSGCQIMMTQNISF; translated from the coding sequence ATGGAAACTAATTTCTACGAGACAGACGATGCGGCGAGAGAAATGCGACAGGCCATGAAGAGAAAAATAAATTCATCGCTGGGACTGTTTTCAAATTCCGGCAGTGGTGACAGAGATGCCGTGAACAGACTGAAGCAAAACATGAAACTGGACTTTAATTCCGAAGGTTCGAAGAAGTCGAAGTTTAGTCTTCTCCAGTCACCCGACCTAAATATGCTTAAACTGGCGTCCCCTGAACTTGAGAAAATGATCATTCAGGCAAACGGCATGGTCACCACGACGCCGACACCGACTCAGTTTATTTTTCCGAAGTTTGTGACAGAGGAGCAAGAAGCTTATGCGAGGGGATTTGTAGATGCTCTTGCCGAACTCCACGATCCCAACCAGACAGAGAATATCCCTGTCGCTCTTCAAAGCAAGGGTGTGGTTTCTAGTCAGTCGCTACCCCAGACCTCAAAGGGGGGTGTGACCTTATTCGCCCCGAACTCGAACACTGTCTCATCCTTCAATTCAGCACCCGTGACCAGTCAGGGACTGACCACTACTACCTCACTGCCAGGAGGACTAACTGTGTCGTCTGCTTCACGTTCGTTGAAATCTGTGAGTAACAATGACATACTTCTTCCTCGGTTGAAAGAGGAGCCACAAACTGTCCCATGTATTGAGAACACTCCTCCCCTCTCGCCCATCAACATGGAAAATCAAGAGGTAATCAAACTTGAGAGGAAGAGGGCACGAAACAGAGTTGCAGCAAGAAAGTGCCGAACAAGGAAACTTGAAAGAATTTCACGTTTGGAGGACCGTGTCAAGGATCTGAAAGGACAAAATGCCGATCTTGTTACAACTGCCACAACTCTTCGAGACCAAGTGTGTAAGTTGAAAAGGCAGATAATTGACCATGTCAACAGCGGCTGTCAAATCATGATGACCCAAAACATCTCATTCTAA